One Nitrospirota bacterium genomic window, CTCCTGGTCTTATAATCTGATTCAAAATGTTCTAAATCAGGTTTATAGGAAGTTATAATAAAACAGCAGCCATTCTCAGAGTCAAGAGCTGACACTACATGAAATGGCTCATCTTCATGCCACCCTAAAAACAAGGCACTCGGATAAGGTTTATCATCAGGATAATCTTCAATAACTTCCCCTGTTAACAGTACTCCTTTTACAATTTCCCTTGAAATACCCCTCTCCATCATCCTTTCAAGCGCGTGCCTCTGCCATTCGATAAGGCTATTCTCAACGGCTATTTTTAGCGTTGTTCTATCCATTTATTATATCAGATATATTGTAGTAAATAGGTTTCTTTCTTAAGATAAGCACATTTTTAGCACACTATAAAACAGCAACTTCTAATGGTAGTGACTGGACATCCTCAGGCTTCTCTTTCTTCAGATAGTTTATCTTTTCAAATCCAATTACCTCTCCCTTTTCATCTTTTTTCAGAATAATCCCATGCCCAATCTCTTCATTGATGCAGGGTCTTGGTTTTGAGAACCAGACATCCAGGGTATTGCCCGCCTTATCATAGGTTATCG contains:
- a CDS encoding DUF2283 domain-containing protein — protein: MEKITITYDKAGNTLDVWFSKPRPCINEEIGHGIILKKDEKGEVIGFEKINYLKKEKPEDVQSLPLEVAVL
- a CDS encoding DUF4258 domain-containing protein, with amino-acid sequence MDRTTLKIAVENSLIEWQRHALERMMERGISREIVKGVLLTGEVIEDYPDDKPYPSALFLGWHEDEPFHVVSALDSENGCCFIITSYKPDLEHFESDYKTRRKDDNKISS